The Panicum hallii strain FIL2 chromosome 5, PHallii_v3.1, whole genome shotgun sequence genome contains the following window.
TATCCCACACTTCCATCCACTCCTTCCAATGCACAAAAGTATAGCTAGCAAATTTGCTAGTACAATGGTATTCGTACTTATTTCCATCAACGCCCACAATACAAATTTCCCATAATGCAGGAATAGCATAAACTTCTGCAGGCAAATGCTGATCCATTACTAATTTCAGTGATGCAGCTAGCTTCCTGTATTTCTTGGCGCAGCAGCACAAATCACACTTCAGATGCCGGTGAAAGCCACAGAATGTGCAGTAGTTCACTATATATGCAGATTGCAGAACTAAACATTGTATCGAATTTCAACTGGCCCCAAAAGTGCACACGCCAGCTACGCTTGGAGAGAAGAAACTAATTGGCACTAGGAGCTCACCTGAACCTCGGCGAGGCCTGTGCTCTGCGCGATGACCACCTCGACGGAGCCGTCTGGGCGGGGCCGCCAGTACCCGCTCTCGGCGTGCATCGGCTCGCCGGACGCCGCCTTCCACGTTTTCTGCGTGTACGAGATCACCGGCTGGACCCCCACCCAACACCAATCCAGCAATTCAAAGGAAAACGTCTAAGATTGGGGCAACCAAAGGGAAGATTTCTCGCGAGGGAAACAGAGCAGGTAGGGAGGCCCGCACCTTGGAGGGGTGGTGCGAGAAGAGGAGCTCCTCGCCGTAGCGGAAGGAGGAGATGGTAGGGAAGCTGCCCTCGCCTTCCCCGCGCCACTTGCCCAGAAGGAACGCCAGCGGAGCCACCGCCGGGTGCGGCGCCGGCGGCtgcgtgggcgtgggcgtgcCTGCTCCGGCGGCTTCCATTCCTCCCTCCTTGGTGGCTCCGGTTGGGTCCTGGACTCTCCGCTGGTCAGCAGGTCGGCTGCTTTGCTTTCTTCGCGGGGCTGCGAAGGCCCTGTGTTCTGACTCGTTGGGCTCTGGATGCTGGAAATTTATTGGGCTTTGGGCTTATATGCCACGCACGCACACACACCGTAAAATCGGCAGAGCAAACCATCATGTGAGTTCGTTGAATGAAAGGTCCAGCAGGTCTGTGGTCTCTTCTCTGTCTCGTCGATAATTTTTTGGCTGCGTCGTCATCTGATCCTGATCTACCTTCTGCAACGAGCTGAAGAAAGCACCGAACCAACTTCCAGATGCTGTTCTTGCAGAGGCTTCCTAGATGTCATCTACAATAAGCAGGCAGAGAAATGACAGATCAAGAAGTGAGCAGACTTCCCTCAAAAAGAAGTGAGCAGACCATTCAGAATAGCTAGAGGAGGTTGAGAGAAGCCATCGCCAACCCTGCATTCCTACTCAATGGCTGGCCTCGGTCCTCCAACCAACGGCCTTTGCAGTTGCAGAGAACGTCATCCGCTTTGAGAGGCATGCGGAGAAGAAACGCGAGATAGCCTCATATTGCCGGAATGCCGGGGAGGTGGAGGTTCAGACGGCAAAGCATCTCAGGGCTGCCCAGGTCATAAGATTAAGGTCTCCTCCGAAGGGAGACGACGTCACTAGCTGACTCAGATTTTAGCTGAGCTGGAGAAAAGTGAAACAACCGAAACATCCGCGCTAGCGAGTATTCTCTCGCTAGCTCATGGCGCGGCACCCGAGCCATCAGTGGGACCACGCAGGAATCGAGGCGAAGCTCCTCTCTGTCGCACCAGCCATCCGGACCATGGATGGAGTAAAAAATGGCTAACAGTGAGTCCTTGAGAAGCGTAAAAAAAATTAGACCTACAGGATTGCGGTAACGTGGAGCTGCCGTATAATTCTAAGAGCAAGCAACCGGCGATAACTGTTGGACATGGCGCTTCAGGCGACATGCAAACAGGCCTGTCAGGAATTTTCAAAGCCGCTGCTGGTTTCTCATGAACAGTTGTTGAAGCTCTTGATGTGGAACAGAGAGGGCTAGAGATAGCGACAAACTCTAGAGTGAAAATGTTTCCTTGATGTTTTGTCATGAACAGTCGTTGAAGCTTTGATCGTAGATAGCTGAATTTACCTAAGATCGTTGTTGTCCTTCTGCTCTTTGTCTGGGATTGGTGAGGAAGAAATATGTATTTTGCAGGCATTATGGTGATCTTGCACTCTAATTGTGAATCAAGCTCGGGAGATATTAATTGCACTTGCAGCGTGGACTCTGTTGAAACTTGAAGTGATAAAGAGTCAGCCACTGTTCTGGACCGTAAAATCCCGTAGCATCGAATCTGACCCTGAAGGCCGCGGTGCGCTCTGAGCTGTGCTTCTCATGTGCCACTCCTCCCGGCAGCAGAGGTTGAGCGCGTCATCTATGCTCGCCAATTCGCCATTGAGAAGCATTCAAGCCGCCATGCCTCAAGAAGCTCAGTCCCACCGGAAAAGCCAACCAATCCTGTAAGCTTCCCGCTTCTATTCCTGGGAGAAGCCATTGAGGATCGAAGCAGCCGCCGCCGGGACCGAAGACTCGAAGAGCGGGCGGTTCGGCCTGCTGCAAATTATTTTTTAGATAGGTCCCTAACTTGAGGTGTTTTATGTAAATATAGTATGACAGTTTTACACGAAACTCcctaattcggatcgcgattcgATTCAAGGTGGTCTATATAAATAGAGAATTACAGTTTTTCAATAAACCCTCTAGTTCGGATCGCGATT
Protein-coding sequences here:
- the LOC112895283 gene encoding UPF0678 fatty acid-binding protein-like protein At1g79260; the encoded protein is MEAAGAGTPTPTQPPAPHPAVAPLAFLLGKWRGEGEGSFPTISSFRYGEELLFSHHPSKPVISYTQKTWKAASGEPMHAESGYWRPRPDGSVEVVIAQSTGLAEVQKGSYDAEKKTVTLQSELVGNASKVKQITRAFQVADGELSYVVQMATITTSLQPHLKALLKKI